The Candidatus Methylomirabilota bacterium genome window below encodes:
- a CDS encoding multiheme c-type cytochrome, protein MRLTRLAALALSLSLVAAAPGERTAVEEFVQRHWKTPLAEQGPAPARFSPLEASLHPEQCGACHPAQYADWRTSWHAAAMGPGVLGQVREMLASSPAQALSCLGCHAPLAEQAPVVRAAEEFRINPVFEADLLGKGLTCAGCHVRAHQRFGPPRRDGTLESPGPRERLPHGGATRTAAFLAAEFCRGCHQFDSRGLALNGKLLENTYEEWKASRFARAGVQCQDCHMPDRRHLWRGIHDPDMVRAGLTITAEAGAARYRVGDTAIVTLRIASTAVGHAFPTYVTPRVVAAIEVVDAAGRAVEGSRVETVIGREVSLDLSRELSDTRLSPGQSASLVYRGRVERPGLRARASVTVYPDAFYTRFFEALLAQGAGQGAPEIRQALEQTRRSSFRLFDTELPLS, encoded by the coding sequence GTGCGCCTCACTCGGCTCGCGGCACTGGCTCTCTCGCTGAGTCTCGTCGCCGCCGCGCCCGGCGAGCGGACCGCCGTCGAGGAGTTCGTGCAGCGCCACTGGAAGACCCCGCTGGCCGAGCAGGGGCCCGCGCCGGCAAGGTTCTCCCCGCTCGAGGCCTCGCTGCACCCCGAACAGTGCGGCGCCTGCCATCCCGCGCAATACGCGGACTGGCGCACGAGCTGGCACGCCGCCGCGATGGGACCGGGAGTGCTGGGGCAGGTGCGCGAGATGCTGGCGAGCTCGCCGGCCCAGGCGCTGTCCTGCCTGGGCTGCCACGCCCCGCTCGCGGAGCAGGCGCCCGTCGTTCGGGCGGCCGAGGAGTTTCGTATCAATCCCGTGTTCGAGGCCGATCTCCTCGGCAAGGGATTGACGTGCGCGGGCTGCCACGTGCGCGCGCACCAGCGCTTCGGACCGCCGCGGCGCGATGGCACGCTGGAGAGCCCCGGACCGCGGGAGCGTCTGCCCCACGGCGGCGCCACCCGGACGGCGGCGTTCCTGGCGGCCGAGTTCTGCCGGGGCTGCCACCAGTTCGACTCCCGGGGCCTGGCTCTCAACGGCAAGCTTCTGGAGAACACCTACGAAGAGTGGAAGGCCAGCCGATTCGCGCGCGCGGGCGTGCAGTGCCAGGACTGCCACATGCCCGACCGCCGCCATCTCTGGCGCGGCATCCACGATCCCGACATGGTTCGGGCAGGGTTGACGATCACCGCCGAGGCCGGTGCGGCCCGCTACCGCGTCGGCGACACGGCGATCGTCACCCTCCGCATCGCCAGCACGGCCGTCGGCCATGCCTTCCCGACGTACGTGACGCCGCGCGTGGTCGCCGCCATCGAGGTGGTCGATGCCGCGGGCCGGGCCGTCGAGGGCAGCCGGGTCGAGACGGTGATCGGTCGTGAGGTCTCGCTGGATCTCTCGCGCGAGCTATCCGACACGCGCCTGAGCCCCGGGCAGAGCGCGAGCCTGGTCTATCGAGGACGGGTCGAGCGACCGGGCCTTCGCGCGCGGGCCAGCGTGACGGTGTACCCGGATGCCTTCTACACCCGCTTCTTCGAGGCCTTGCTGGCCCAGGGGGCCGGGCAGGGCGCCCCGGAAATCCGGCAGGCCCTGGAACAGACGCGCCGCTCGTCCTTCAGGCTGTTCGACACGGAGCTACCGCTGAGCTGA
- a CDS encoding PilZ domain-containing protein — MSLRERRTFRLSCNAPVLVKYSQESEQPAWGYSAGVAGDVSMEGASVVLPESLRPGSAIELAFLPTSDEAPARREIKKSATVVWVSQLAPLPSAPFRHGLRFTEPEVDLLFWAWPGERLPD, encoded by the coding sequence ATGTCGTTACGCGAGCGCCGGACGTTCCGGCTGTCGTGCAATGCGCCGGTCCTGGTCAAGTACTCTCAGGAGTCCGAGCAACCGGCGTGGGGCTACTCCGCGGGCGTCGCCGGCGACGTCAGCATGGAAGGCGCATCGGTCGTCCTGCCCGAGTCGCTGCGCCCCGGCTCTGCCATCGAGCTGGCCTTCCTGCCGACGAGCGACGAGGCGCCCGCTCGTCGCGAGATAAAAAAGTCCGCCACCGTCGTATGGGTCTCCCAGCTCGCGCCCCTTCCCAGCGCCCCGTTCCGGCACGGGCTCAGGTTCACCGAGCCGGAGGTGGACCTTCTGTTCTGGGCGTGGCCGGGCGAGCGCCTGCCCGATTGA
- the ggt gene encoding gamma-glutamyltransferase, with the protein MSRAADRPQAPAQRGLVASPHVLASQAGRAILRQGGNALDAAIATAITIAVVYPHMNSVGGDSFWLVFDARNATLRVLNAAGRSAAAVDAESYRARYGSALPTRGGPAALTVPGAVSGWWDAHVASRERMHSPIRWSALFENAIAHARSGFAVSAGQRRVTAQAAALFADEAADEIKRSLWPIYHPDRLACDRFAQPALAATLTAIAEGGAEEFYRGALARRIAAGAAAAGSPLRATDLAEHRADWVDPLRVPYRDGEVASAPPPTQGFAALAIVSLLAGFPLDAVDDAEYVHLAVEATKLAFEDRDRYLADPTVAPVPVDLCLDPQRLARRRQAISRLAAPPVAKPAAGDTVAVVAADTAGNAVVVIQSTYHEFGAGVVAGDTGVLLQNRGASFSLDPAHPNCLAPRKRPAHTLIPSMYLVGGRPRIVYGTMGGDGQPQTQAAVLTRMVLRGLSPQAAVDAPRWLYGRTWGERSHALRLEARFAPDVADALRARGHDVRVVEAWSDLMGHAQVIRLEGDDLAAGSDSRADGAAAGC; encoded by the coding sequence GTGAGTCGCGCCGCCGACCGGCCCCAGGCGCCCGCTCAGCGAGGGCTGGTCGCCTCGCCCCACGTCCTGGCCTCCCAGGCCGGCCGCGCGATCCTCCGCCAGGGAGGCAACGCGCTGGATGCGGCCATCGCCACCGCCATCACGATCGCCGTCGTCTACCCGCACATGAACAGCGTCGGGGGCGACAGCTTCTGGCTGGTGTTCGATGCGCGCAACGCGACGCTGCGCGTGCTCAATGCCGCGGGCCGCTCGGCGGCGGCCGTCGACGCCGAGAGCTACCGGGCCCGGTACGGCTCCGCGCTTCCCACCCGCGGCGGGCCCGCGGCGCTGACGGTGCCCGGCGCGGTCTCCGGGTGGTGGGACGCGCACGTGGCCAGCCGCGAGCGGATGCACTCCCCCATCCGGTGGAGCGCGCTGTTCGAGAACGCCATCGCCCACGCCCGCTCGGGGTTCGCCGTTTCGGCCGGCCAGCGGCGGGTGACGGCCCAGGCCGCCGCCCTCTTCGCCGACGAGGCGGCCGACGAGATCAAGCGCTCGCTGTGGCCGATCTACCACCCGGACCGGCTGGCCTGCGATCGGTTCGCGCAGCCGGCGCTGGCGGCGACGCTGACCGCCATCGCCGAGGGCGGCGCCGAGGAGTTCTATCGGGGGGCTCTGGCCCGCCGCATCGCCGCCGGTGCGGCGGCGGCGGGAAGCCCGCTGCGCGCCACCGACCTGGCCGAGCACCGGGCCGACTGGGTCGATCCGCTGCGCGTGCCCTATCGCGACGGCGAGGTGGCGAGCGCCCCGCCACCGACCCAGGGATTCGCCGCCCTGGCCATCGTGAGCCTGCTCGCGGGCTTCCCGCTCGACGCGGTCGACGACGCCGAGTACGTCCACCTGGCCGTCGAGGCCACGAAGCTCGCCTTCGAGGACCGCGACCGTTATCTGGCCGATCCCACGGTCGCTCCCGTACCGGTGGACCTCTGTCTGGATCCCCAGCGGCTGGCCCGCCGACGTCAGGCCATCTCCCGCCTGGCCGCGCCGCCGGTGGCCAAGCCGGCGGCGGGAGACACGGTGGCCGTCGTCGCCGCCGACACCGCGGGCAACGCGGTGGTCGTCATCCAGAGCACGTACCACGAGTTCGGGGCCGGCGTGGTGGCCGGCGACACCGGCGTGTTGCTGCAGAACCGGGGCGCCTCCTTCTCCCTCGATCCCGCGCATCCCAACTGCCTGGCCCCGCGGAAGCGCCCGGCGCACACGCTCATTCCCTCCATGTACCTGGTCGGGGGCCGCCCGCGCATCGTGTACGGCACCATGGGTGGCGACGGCCAGCCCCAGACGCAGGCCGCGGTGCTGACACGCATGGTCCTCCGCGGGCTCTCACCGCAGGCGGCCGTCGACGCCCCGCGCTGGCTCTACGGGCGAACCTGGGGCGAGCGCTCCCACGCGCTCAGGCTGGAGGCCCGCTTCGCCCCTGACGTCGCCGACGCCCTGCGCGCGCGCGGCCACGATGTCCGTGTCGTCGAGGCCTGGAGCGACCTCATGGGTCACGCCCAGGTGATTCGGCTCGAAGGGGATGACCTGGCGGCGGGGTCCGATTCCAGGGCCGACGGCGCCGCCGCTGGCTGCTAG
- a CDS encoding class I SAM-dependent methyltransferase gives MSGGRAVPYTLLWGAARGLDLSARAAMYLAAGILRLSDLRHGIASAWADFGRHEAAILSGLMSWEELYGHALKPDDRIFLIGCGTGRDLIALLERGHRVSGLDPAPGVVALPREMLAREGLAADDGTAILTGP, from the coding sequence ATGTCCGGCGGGCGCGCGGTGCCGTACACGCTGCTGTGGGGCGCCGCGCGAGGTCTGGACCTCTCCGCACGGGCCGCGATGTACCTCGCCGCAGGAATCCTGCGACTCTCCGATCTGCGACACGGCATCGCCAGCGCCTGGGCCGACTTCGGCCGCCACGAAGCGGCGATTCTGTCGGGGCTCATGTCCTGGGAAGAGCTGTACGGGCACGCGCTGAAGCCCGACGACCGGATCTTCCTGATCGGCTGCGGCACGGGACGGGACCTCATCGCGCTGCTCGAGCGGGGCCATCGGGTCAGCGGCCTCGACCCCGCTCCGGGCGTGGTGGCCCTGCCCCGTGAGATGCTGGCCAGGGAAGGCCTCGCGGCCGACGATGGAACCGCGATCCTGACCGGGCCGTGA